In the Phaseolus vulgaris cultivar G19833 chromosome 7, P. vulgaris v2.0, whole genome shotgun sequence genome, one interval contains:
- the LOC137829277 gene encoding uncharacterized protein encodes MATIKNVKIQMGKVAKQFEEIQSGQFLVDNQTNPKEHCNNVIAEKEDETEELEREMKRSEEEKSENKERGVLEKDLSYPHPPSKAEKDRKFFDKLLPRNYFAGNLKQDSTFERFMKNRSYIEERNKELEARCSVMTQKDLLQNSKNLGGFNLPVSIGVLSVDKAALYLGDLEVQPTKMQFADRSIKDPYGVVEDVLVTRKNAYNMMQQRKLSILK; translated from the coding sequence ATGGCAACGATCAAGAATGTAAAGATCCAAATGGGAAAAGTGGCCAAACAATTTGAAGAAATACAAAGTGGCCAGTTTTTAGTCGACAACCAAACCAACCCAAAAGAGCATTGCAATAATGTAATAGctgaaaaagaagatgaaactgaggagttagagagagaaatgaaaagaagtgaggaagaaaagagtgaaaataaggagagaggtgttcttgaaaaagatttatcatatcctcatcCTCCTTCAAAAGCAGAGAAGGACAGAAAATTCTTTGACAAATTGCTCCCTAGgaattattttgcaggaaatttgaagcaagattcaacatttGAGAGATTTATGAAGAATAGGAGCTAtattgaagagagaaataaagAGCTGGAGGCTAGATGCAGTGTCATGACTCAAAAGGACTTGCTTCAAAATTCCAAGAACTTAGGAGGTTTTAATCTTCCTGTGTCTATAGGTGTTTTATCTGTGGACAAGGCTGCACTGTATTTAGGCGATTTGGAGGTTCAACCCACCAAGATGCAGTTTGCAGACAGATCCATCAAAGATCcttatggtgtggttgaagatgttcttgtaACGAGGAAGAATGCATACAACATGATGCAACAAAGAAAGTTGTCCATCTTGAAATAA